The following are encoded in a window of Lentisphaera araneosa HTCC2155 genomic DNA:
- a CDS encoding sulfatase family protein, translating to MKLFTKLALTALALPSALFAVGNKDQQVPGDQDRPNIIFFIADDMLPMHFNCLPEGKGKNYTPNLDRMANEGVVLMEQHVVSPVCTPSRYNCLTGKYASRASNPFFKQVTASNDNQTVVEFNTHITKKDPSLPKYLQKLGYTTSMSGKNHVVHAHGLKRPKDFDGSAKDLKNVAILKANHDHVQQAMREAGFDHVGNVYHNNPDFLGLHEVAVQNMDWITQSSVDFLKQKRDNPFFLYLATTIPHAPEEAKRSWNANPLITPLGYLDKELTVQPARNTIPKRLKANGYPVNKDTCNMLWLDDSLGALFKTLEEQGKLDNTIIFFFNDHGQNSKGTLYQGGVHNPSIVWKKGGFKVGQKLDALVSNVDFAPTIVDMAGGDAENKNFDGLSFLPYLNKEKEAPQQRVLYHELGYARAVRVGNWKYLAVRYPAKYDEMTLEERTKALEEWNAERRRKHIEIVTEDPKAPFSHLTALPGGGHAESRSTGSYPSYYDQDQLYNLELDPKEQKNLAKSPEYQAKLKEMQKVLKEITTELPGDYNL from the coding sequence ATGAAATTATTTACAAAACTAGCTCTAACAGCTCTGGCACTTCCTTCCGCATTGTTTGCTGTAGGCAATAAAGACCAACAAGTCCCAGGCGATCAAGACCGTCCTAATATCATCTTTTTTATTGCCGATGATATGCTGCCTATGCACTTTAACTGCTTGCCAGAAGGCAAGGGTAAAAACTACACGCCTAACCTCGACCGCATGGCAAATGAAGGTGTGGTACTCATGGAACAACACGTGGTCTCACCAGTTTGTACTCCAAGCCGTTATAACTGCTTAACGGGCAAGTACGCCAGTAGGGCAAGCAATCCCTTCTTCAAACAAGTGACAGCCTCAAACGATAATCAAACAGTGGTTGAGTTTAATACGCATATCACCAAAAAAGATCCAAGTTTGCCTAAGTACCTCCAGAAATTAGGTTACACGACTTCAATGAGTGGTAAAAACCACGTTGTTCACGCCCATGGACTCAAACGTCCTAAAGATTTTGATGGGAGTGCCAAGGATCTAAAAAATGTAGCTATTCTCAAAGCTAATCACGATCACGTGCAACAAGCCATGCGCGAAGCGGGTTTCGATCATGTGGGCAATGTATATCACAACAATCCTGACTTCTTAGGTCTCCATGAAGTTGCAGTACAAAACATGGACTGGATTACTCAGAGTTCAGTTGATTTTCTCAAGCAAAAGCGCGACAATCCCTTTTTCCTCTACCTTGCCACAACGATTCCCCACGCTCCAGAAGAAGCTAAACGTTCGTGGAATGCCAACCCACTGATTACTCCCCTTGGTTACTTAGACAAAGAATTAACTGTACAACCAGCTCGAAACACCATTCCTAAACGTTTAAAAGCTAATGGCTACCCCGTCAATAAAGACACCTGCAATATGTTGTGGTTAGATGATTCATTGGGAGCATTATTCAAAACTCTTGAGGAACAAGGCAAATTAGATAACACAATCATTTTCTTTTTTAATGATCACGGCCAAAATTCTAAAGGAACACTTTATCAAGGTGGAGTTCACAACCCGAGTATCGTTTGGAAAAAAGGTGGCTTCAAAGTCGGCCAAAAACTCGACGCCCTCGTTTCTAACGTTGACTTTGCCCCCACCATCGTTGATATGGCTGGCGGCGACGCTGAAAACAAAAACTTTGATGGACTCAGCTTTCTTCCTTACCTCAACAAAGAAAAAGAAGCTCCACAGCAACGTGTGCTTTACCATGAACTCGGTTACGCACGTGCGGTTCGCGTCGGAAACTGGAAGTACTTAGCAGTGCGTTACCCAGCTAAATACGATGAGATGACTCTTGAAGAAAGAACTAAAGCTCTTGAAGAATGGAATGCAGAGCGCCGTCGCAAGCACATCGAAATTGTCACTGAAGACCCCAAAGCACCCTTCAGTCACCTCACTGCGCTACCTGGTGGTGGTCACGCTGAATCAAGATCTACAGGTTCGTATCCTAGCTACTACGACCAAGACCAGCTCTATAATCTAGAACTCGATCCTAAAGAACAGAAAAACTTGGCTAAAAGCCCCGAATATCAGGCTAAGCTCAAAGAGATGCAAAAAGTCTTGAAAGAGATTACCACTGAATTGCCCGGCGATTATAATCTATAA
- a CDS encoding glycoside hydrolase family 5 protein encodes MKKLLLLSSLLSILLLTSSCQSTSSEEQAQKVQKVRVEGNLLVKPDGSKMIYKGLALNDPAVLTDENEWNEAHFDHIQKWGANVVRIPVAPKNWQKHGKEFYFEAFDNAVKWSKARNISIIIDWHSIGNLKERKFQRDGYITTLEETLDFWDLMSKRYKNEPTVAFYEIFNEPTTFFGKLGEMTWDEWRALVQMIGATIRYNDDDTVIIAGGLNWAYDLRDAKDKPFLLDNLAYAVHPYPQKSKDDKNSSMEEKWDKMWGFMSQKYPLIATEFGFMSEDDKGAHIPCIGDEAWGKRLVNYFDKHNVSWTVWCFHWSWTPSLIERDYSPREGQGMFFKDVMTKNITFFEDAKPQVQAKSK; translated from the coding sequence ATGAAAAAATTATTATTACTTAGCAGCTTACTCAGCATATTATTGTTAACGAGCTCATGTCAAAGCACTTCAAGTGAAGAGCAAGCCCAGAAAGTACAAAAAGTTCGCGTTGAAGGCAATTTATTAGTTAAGCCCGATGGATCAAAGATGATCTATAAAGGCTTAGCCCTCAATGACCCTGCGGTTTTGACCGATGAAAATGAATGGAACGAAGCTCACTTTGACCACATTCAAAAATGGGGCGCCAATGTCGTTCGCATTCCCGTTGCTCCTAAGAACTGGCAAAAGCATGGGAAGGAATTTTACTTTGAAGCTTTTGATAATGCCGTTAAATGGTCAAAAGCTCGCAACATTTCCATCATCATTGATTGGCATTCAATTGGCAATCTCAAGGAAAGGAAATTCCAGCGTGACGGATACATCACGACTCTCGAAGAAACTCTCGACTTTTGGGATCTCATGTCTAAGCGTTATAAAAATGAACCCACAGTGGCGTTTTATGAAATTTTCAATGAACCCACAACTTTCTTCGGTAAACTCGGAGAAATGACTTGGGACGAATGGCGTGCACTCGTTCAAATGATCGGCGCCACAATCCGCTACAATGATGATGATACAGTGATTATTGCTGGTGGACTCAATTGGGCCTATGACTTAAGAGATGCAAAAGACAAACCTTTTTTACTCGATAACCTCGCTTACGCAGTTCATCCTTATCCACAAAAATCAAAAGATGATAAGAATAGTAGCATGGAAGAAAAATGGGATAAGATGTGGGGCTTCATGTCGCAGAAATACCCACTCATTGCCACTGAGTTTGGCTTCATGTCCGAAGATGATAAAGGCGCCCACATTCCTTGTATTGGTGATGAAGCCTGGGGCAAGCGCCTCGTAAATTACTTTGATAAACACAATGTGAGCTGGACTGTATGGTGCTTTCATTGGTCCTGGACACCCTCACTCATTGAACGCGATTATTCGCCTCGAGAAGGCCAGGGCATGTTCTTTAAAGACGTGATGACTAAGAACATTACTTTTTTCGAAGATGCGAAACCTCAGGTTCAAGCAAAAAGTAAATAA
- the elbB gene encoding isoprenoid biosynthesis glyoxalase ElbB produces MKIAVILAGSGVFDGSEIHEATLSLLALDQAGVEYQCIAPNIEQSANVNHLNNEALSSARNVLEESARIARGNVLDLAEAKSSDYDALLIPGGFGAALNLCDFALKGPECSVNKNLEDFILEFYQDRKAIGAMCIAPALIAKVLGKEDVLVTIGNDEGTADAIEACGAIHENCAVDSIVVDEANRVVTTPAYMLASGPAEAWSGIEKLVKKVIKF; encoded by the coding sequence ATGAAAATTGCCGTTATTTTAGCCGGTTCAGGAGTCTTTGATGGCTCGGAAATTCATGAAGCAACTCTCAGCCTACTCGCTTTAGATCAAGCGGGAGTTGAGTATCAGTGCATTGCACCCAATATTGAACAGAGTGCCAATGTTAATCACCTCAATAATGAGGCGCTTTCCAGTGCAAGAAATGTTTTAGAGGAATCCGCACGTATTGCGCGAGGCAATGTCTTGGATCTTGCCGAAGCTAAATCCTCTGACTACGACGCCCTACTCATTCCTGGTGGTTTTGGTGCCGCTCTCAATCTCTGTGATTTTGCCCTTAAAGGCCCTGAATGCAGTGTAAATAAGAACTTAGAAGACTTTATTCTCGAATTCTATCAAGATCGTAAAGCAATCGGTGCTATGTGCATTGCCCCTGCGCTCATCGCAAAAGTCCTCGGCAAGGAAGACGTCTTAGTGACGATTGGTAATGATGAGGGAACTGCGGATGCAATAGAAGCCTGTGGTGCAATTCATGAAAATTGTGCTGTGGATTCCATTGTTGTGGACGAAGCCAATCGCGTCGTGACAACACCTGCCTATATGTTGGCGAGTGGTCCTGCCGAAGCTTGGTCAGGAATTGAAAAGCTAGTCAAAAAAGTGATTAAATTTTAG
- the rimO gene encoding 30S ribosomal protein S12 methylthiotransferase RimO produces MPKTAKICVSSLGCAKNLVDTEVMLGSMAKSGVVITGDLNDADIFVVNTCSFIEGARQESNAAIMDAITWKKKRKSRKVVVAGCLPQRSPEETKKNHPDVDLFLGLDDVASIGTMVNNLLRKMPTMNTIQKDDLPVYLYDENTPRLLVTPSHYAYIKISEGCNHKCSFCAIPTFRGKLRSRTIESIVKEAQALLNRGVREIILVSQDSTGYGSDLKDGSSTAELLKALDKLDCDEYWVRLLYLYPTTVTDELIETFAQSKHIAKYIDMPLQHGADKVLKTMRRGITRKRTEILLDKFRKAMPGVVMRTTLLVGHPGEGEEEFQECLDFVKEQQFDRLGVFTYSHEENTHARSLEDFTDPETSAARRDQIMAVQQEISYEKNQRFAGQDLRVIVDEAFLKTDIDPNDERFDEAIMEEAGDYYVLSRTEGDAPDVDNLVHFSADEAILDQQFLTVHIEEATDYDLYGQLVK; encoded by the coding sequence ATGCCTAAAACAGCAAAAATCTGCGTCAGTAGTCTAGGTTGTGCAAAAAACCTTGTGGACACTGAAGTTATGCTTGGTAGCATGGCCAAAAGTGGTGTTGTGATCACTGGTGATTTAAACGATGCGGATATCTTCGTCGTCAATACTTGTAGCTTCATTGAAGGTGCACGTCAGGAATCAAACGCAGCCATTATGGATGCCATTACTTGGAAGAAAAAACGTAAGAGTCGCAAAGTCGTGGTTGCTGGTTGCTTGCCCCAACGTAGTCCAGAAGAAACTAAAAAGAATCACCCTGATGTGGACTTATTCCTCGGTCTCGACGATGTAGCAAGTATTGGTACCATGGTAAATAACTTGTTGCGCAAAATGCCGACGATGAATACGATTCAAAAAGATGATCTACCTGTTTATCTTTACGATGAAAATACGCCGCGTCTTTTAGTGACTCCTTCGCATTATGCCTACATCAAAATCTCAGAAGGCTGTAATCACAAATGTAGTTTCTGTGCAATTCCTACTTTCCGTGGCAAACTCCGTAGCCGTACAATCGAATCTATTGTCAAAGAGGCTCAAGCCCTACTCAATCGCGGTGTTCGCGAAATCATTCTCGTTTCTCAAGATTCCACGGGTTATGGCTCGGATTTAAAAGATGGTTCTAGTACTGCAGAACTTCTCAAAGCTCTCGACAAACTCGATTGCGATGAGTACTGGGTCCGCTTGCTTTATCTTTATCCAACAACGGTCACTGATGAGTTGATCGAAACTTTTGCCCAGTCTAAGCACATTGCTAAATACATTGATATGCCACTTCAGCATGGTGCAGATAAGGTCTTAAAAACTATGCGTCGTGGTATCACTCGCAAACGTACTGAGATTCTTCTTGATAAATTCCGCAAAGCAATGCCAGGCGTTGTCATGCGTACCACCCTACTCGTTGGTCACCCAGGTGAAGGCGAAGAAGAATTCCAAGAGTGCCTGGACTTTGTAAAAGAACAGCAATTCGACCGCTTGGGTGTTTTCACTTATTCACATGAGGAAAATACTCACGCTAGATCTTTGGAAGATTTCACCGATCCCGAAACATCAGCAGCGCGTCGCGATCAGATCATGGCGGTTCAGCAAGAGATTTCCTACGAGAAAAATCAGCGTTTTGCCGGTCAAGATTTACGCGTCATTGTTGACGAAGCTTTCCTCAAAACAGATATCGATCCCAATGACGAGCGATTTGACGAAGCAATCATGGAAGAAGCTGGTGATTACTACGTGCTCTCACGTACTGAAGGCGATGCTCCTGACGTTGATAACCTCGTGCATTTCTCTGCAGATGAAGCGATCCTCGATCAGCAGTTCCTCACGGTACACATTGAAGAGGCAACGGATTACGACCTCTATGGTCAGCTAGTTAAGTAA
- a CDS encoding DUF423 domain-containing protein, which translates to MKNLQDPLALRIASIMGVLCIALGAFGAHALKLEEPQVDWFDKASRYHMFCTGLMLYLAINRQRKVMYTNLFGCLVFSGCLYAMAMGAPKFLGAIVPIGGLAMILSWIILLISSFQDNSENQ; encoded by the coding sequence ATGAAAAATCTACAAGATCCACTGGCGCTTAGAATTGCGTCAATTATGGGGGTGCTCTGTATTGCACTCGGTGCCTTCGGCGCTCACGCTTTAAAACTCGAAGAACCCCAAGTCGATTGGTTCGACAAGGCCAGTCGCTACCACATGTTTTGTACGGGTCTGATGCTATATCTCGCCATCAATCGTCAACGCAAAGTCATGTATACGAACCTCTTTGGCTGTTTGGTTTTCTCGGGCTGCCTCTACGCCATGGCCATGGGAGCACCCAAATTTCTAGGCGCTATCGTACCAATAGGGGGGCTAGCTATGATACTCTCGTGGATTATTCTACTTATCTCCAGCTTTCAGGATAATTCTGAAAATCAGTAA
- the purU gene encoding formyltetrahydrofolate deformylase codes for MSTAVLKISCPDRKGIVAEVCQILADCSANIIDAQQHREELDEQFFMYVKFDCSELNCDRSILETRLKAKSELIGFNWSVSFKDEKKRLAIMVSKYDHCLYDLLLKHKYGELDVDIALILSNHPDLKATAEHFNVPYHHIPRNKDNREEADQAAVDLFQKEKVDFVAMARYMQILTPTLINAYPNKIINVHHGFLPAFKGAKPYHQAYTKGVKLIGSTSHYANEELDMGPIIDQVTVPVTHAHSAEDMVRAGRDMENSVLSNAVKAHASDRIIVYKGRTIIFD; via the coding sequence ATGTCTACTGCAGTATTAAAAATCAGCTGTCCCGACCGCAAGGGAATCGTTGCCGAAGTTTGTCAGATATTAGCCGATTGTTCCGCTAATATTATTGATGCTCAACAACACCGTGAAGAACTCGATGAGCAATTTTTCATGTACGTTAAGTTTGATTGTTCAGAACTCAATTGTGATCGCTCCATACTCGAAACGCGCTTAAAAGCCAAGTCAGAACTCATTGGTTTTAATTGGTCAGTGAGCTTTAAAGACGAAAAGAAACGCTTAGCCATCATGGTTTCCAAATACGATCATTGCCTCTACGATTTACTGCTTAAACACAAGTATGGCGAATTGGACGTGGACATAGCTCTAATCCTTAGTAATCATCCCGATTTAAAAGCAACTGCAGAGCATTTCAATGTTCCTTATCACCATATTCCACGTAACAAAGACAATCGCGAAGAAGCTGATCAAGCAGCCGTAGATCTCTTTCAAAAGGAAAAGGTCGACTTCGTGGCCATGGCACGTTATATGCAGATTCTTACGCCAACACTCATCAACGCATATCCCAATAAAATTATCAATGTTCACCACGGCTTCTTGCCAGCCTTTAAAGGTGCTAAGCCTTACCACCAAGCGTATACTAAAGGTGTTAAGCTTATTGGATCGACGAGTCATTACGCCAACGAAGAACTCGATATGGGACCCATCATTGACCAAGTCACTGTACCAGTCACTCACGCACACTCAGCCGAAGACATGGTTCGTGCAGGGCGAGACATGGAAAACAGCGTTCTTTCAAATGCGGTAAAAGCCCACGCATCCGATCGTATCATCGTTTACAAAGGCCGTACCATCATTTTCGACTAA
- a CDS encoding helix-turn-helix transcriptional regulator translates to MKVYKNKIVRMQRFLNLLRQETYPNKESFRRMLMESDQAKEESYAVSTKTIGREIDFMRDEYKAPIYYDDSELGYYLTDPTWQLPFQTPDQEEFFTDLFALRIANKTIPAPLRETLECLEEVQQAALAGSPDDLQAMESLISKDPRIPEIAPEIYKAVLTAWQESRPMTIHYRGAGGHKSERQVDAHALYLGNDSWYIHAYCHKAEGFRSFALHRISKAEISDGFFKKDLKVINKIKMGSPFSYKTIDNAEVIASPQVAQLIAERDWFPGQVNEWREDGSLCVRYTKVAEDILISWVLGYGGELQLITPPSAVDKLKEKLKKLQKIH, encoded by the coding sequence ATGAAAGTTTATAAGAACAAAATTGTACGGATGCAACGTTTTCTCAATTTGTTGCGCCAAGAGACCTATCCCAATAAAGAAAGCTTTCGTCGTATGCTGATGGAATCTGACCAGGCTAAGGAAGAGAGCTATGCAGTATCTACAAAGACCATAGGTCGTGAAATAGATTTCATGCGGGATGAGTACAAGGCCCCCATATACTACGATGATAGCGAATTAGGCTACTACCTCACTGATCCAACTTGGCAACTTCCCTTTCAGACTCCCGATCAAGAAGAGTTCTTCACTGATCTATTTGCTTTGCGCATTGCTAATAAGACCATCCCAGCACCTTTGCGTGAGACCTTAGAATGTTTAGAAGAAGTCCAGCAAGCTGCATTAGCAGGAAGCCCCGATGATCTTCAGGCCATGGAGTCATTGATTAGCAAAGACCCACGTATACCCGAGATTGCTCCCGAAATCTACAAAGCTGTTCTCACAGCCTGGCAAGAGAGTCGGCCCATGACGATTCACTACCGTGGAGCCGGAGGACATAAAAGTGAAAGACAAGTTGATGCTCATGCACTCTACTTAGGTAATGATAGTTGGTACATCCACGCCTATTGCCACAAGGCAGAGGGTTTCCGCAGCTTTGCCCTGCATCGCATAAGCAAGGCTGAAATCAGCGATGGCTTCTTCAAGAAGGATCTGAAAGTCATTAACAAAATCAAAATGGGCTCCCCCTTTAGCTACAAGACAATCGACAATGCCGAAGTTATTGCCTCACCACAAGTGGCTCAGTTAATTGCTGAACGTGATTGGTTCCCGGGACAAGTTAATGAATGGCGTGAGGATGGCAGCCTCTGTGTGCGCTACACCAAAGTCGCCGAAGACATTCTCATCAGCTGGGTCCTCGGCTACGGTGGCGAACTGCAACTCATTACCCCACCCTCGGCCGTCGACAAACTAAAAGAGAAGTTAAAAAAACTACAGAAAATCCATTAA